The following are encoded together in the Vespa velutina chromosome 3, iVesVel2.1, whole genome shotgun sequence genome:
- the LOC124948044 gene encoding uncharacterized protein LOC124948044, with product MLSVVDSTKFILTLQSSPPFIVESIFVLAFVILLAVPLFANLIFYLGKSRNENGSNGRWNKRDPRRRIATAGSPSGGSNIKEYHHETGRASIRSSEERIRRAVVMHYPAPIPTIDSSSSSDYDLEFNVDSNRRTVSTPNLCSNSIGDRGSRYKLNKDDVGQCDQNKFTDTLIKRNNEIKDVPVERSSSFVVTNSELPIIDISTFNYNAYRHKLIEASLKKRYKNHQPPGDVIFNSIHLNTSDSMLGIRLNDNYDHSFFDFIEEYYDATSGMSKKEVEFLHPLDHFLVKGIRKRETNEIGTDTMNLYYSKETDRDREIVDNSYVECKRNNTKSKNKNFSNQSNDKKDSRMASNKAEPKESTYGSIDSRKDSEWLRKGRHIGAGGLVDSNSIRRKLRRSSNVDQVQTRKYIGSKTSNDIVKPLHRKLATSIVKTDRDSIINVSTASSSELDSNRDVTSNYSRDSSVPSSRDRKTTRKLLPWINGNPSVSFNRKYGNNRPEKKKTFEKSKRAKLRTTVERSSTFGSRPYSPRPRSANLTLTEKGKTIEDRTKSERIDGLNAIKNYDCLEGIGSLRSNSKENEISSFNSIRPMIPSKNFEPSTNISSRFLVPKFHGTFENDDGKSRGSLCENVVGISSLKFQHEERDNRRSRQESKNMTDNNFDLINSINDNKEIFENYGERSANSKCDGSFEKTIGECRTTTKVLRERFVNSIDDENESTKNIRNLQSILTPRKNNNEISMLNKVGLNISIRKKNTPKKVITEMKNVDKTHEIFTNGNRSLIKMDTCPRSAVVSRDTLILDKNDSRTQKSSNINCRDEMTLEKERPIRRRLSRADSKVGLAVQTGLKNYIKKLKQLLKNDGNIDTVDLASLSLKDAISPELESILSVSELKELQDLLNVTEIKSNLIDQNVI from the exons ATGCTGAGCGTCGTCGATTCAACCAAATTCATTTTAACCTTACAATCCTCGCCGCCGTTCATCGTCGAAAGCATTTTCGTTTTGGCATTTGTTATCCTATTGGCTGTACCATTGTTCGccaatctaatattttatctc GGGAAATCAAGGAACGAGAATGGATCGAACGGGAGATGGAATAAGAGGGATCCGAGAAGAAGGATAGCTACTGCTGGTTCACCCTCAGGCGGTTCAAATATAAAGGAATATCATCATGAAACTGGACGAGCGAGTATTAGGAGTTCGGAGGAGCGTATACGAAGGGCCGTTGTGATGCATTATCCAGCACCAATTCCAACAATCGATTCAAGTTCCAGTTCGGATTACGATTTAGAATTTAACGTAGATTCAAATCGTAGAACAGTATCAACGCCGAATCTTTGTTCAAATAGTATCGGTGATCGAGGTAGTCGTTACAAATTAAACAAGGATGACGTAGGACAATGCGATCAGAACAAATTCACGGatacattaattaaaagaaataatgaaataaaggaTGTGCCGGTTGAAAGATCATCCTCGTTCGTTGTAACAAATTCCGAATTacctattatcgatatatcaaCTTTCAATTACAATGCTTACCGTCATAAACTCATCGAGGCGAGTCTTAAGAaacgttataaaaatcatcAACCACCGGGCGACGTTATATTCAATTCTATACATTTAAATACGTCGGACTCTATGCTCGGTATAAGATTGAACGACAATTATGATCATAGTTTTTTCGATTTCATCGAAGAATATTACGACGCGACCTCTGGTATGAGCAAGAAAGAGGTAGAGTTTTTACATCCTTTGGATCATTTTCTTGTTAAGGGTATACGCAAACGAGAGACCAACGAAATAGGTACGGATACGATGaatctttattattcgaaagagACCGATCGGGATAGGGAGATCGTTGATAATAGTTACGTAGAATGTAAACGGAATAATACCAAATcgaagaataagaatttttctaaccaatcgaacgataaaaaggattcGAGAATGGCGAGCAACAAAGCGGAACCGAAGGAATCAACGTACGGATCGATTGACTCGAGAAAGGATTCCGAATGGTTGAGGAAAGGGAGACACATTGGAGCCGGTGGTCTGGTTGATTCAAACTCGATTCGAAGAAAACTACGGAGAAGTTCGAACGTCGATCAAGTACAAACAAGGAAATACATTGGATCTAAGACGAGCAATGATATTGTCAAACCTCTACATAGAAAGTTGGCAACGTCGATCGTTAAAACTGATAGGGATTCCATTATAAACGTCAGTACGGCAAGTTCAAGCGAGTTGGATAGTAACCGTGACGTTACGTCAAATTATTCACGTGATTCCTCGGTTCCGTCTTCGAGAGATCGTAAAACAACGAGGAAACTTCTTCCATGGATCAACGGTAATCCCTCGGTATCGTTCAATAGAAAATATGGGAACAACAGgccagagaaaaagaagacattcGAGAAATCTAAAAGAGCTAAATTACGAACTACTGTCGAACGTTCCTCTACATTCGGTTCAAGGCCATACTCGCCAAGGCCAAGATCGGCAAATTTAACTTTAACGGAGAAAGGGAAAACGATCGAGGATCGTACGAAGAGCGAACGTATTGACGGTTTAAATGCCATAAAGAATTACGATTGCCTTGAAGGTATAGGATCGTTACGATCGAATTCGAAGGAAAATGAGATTTCTTCGTTCAATTCGATAAGACCGATGATACCTTCGAAGAACTTTGAACCATCGACGAACATTTCCTCGAGATTTTTGGTACCGAAGTTTCACGGTACCTTTGAAAATGACGATGGAAAATCAAGGGGTTCCCTCTGCGAGAATGTCGTTGGCATAAGTTCTCTAAAGTTTCAACATGAGGAACGTGATAATCGTAGATCACGTCAGGAGTCAAAGAATATGACGGacaataatttcgatttaattaattcgattaacgataataaagaaattttcgagAATTATGGAGAACGTTCGGCGAATTCAAAGTGTGATGGATCTTTCGAAAAAACGATCGGCGAATGTCGAACGACTACGAAAGTTTTACGCGAACGTTTCgttaattcgatcgatgaCGAAAATGAATCAACGAAGAACATAAGAAACCTCCAATCGATTCTTACTCCTCGTAAAAATAACAACGAGATATCGATGCTCAATAAAGTGGGTTTGAATATTTCGATTAGGAAAAAGAATACACCGAAGAAAGTGATCACCGAGATGAAAAATGTCGACAAAACTCATGAGATCTTCACGAATGGAAATAGATCATTAATCAAGATGGATACGTGTCCTCGATCGGCCGTCGTATCAAGAGACACTTTGATATTGGATAAGAACGATTCGCGAACTCAAAAATCCTCGAACATTAATTGTCGTGACGAAATGACATTGGAAAAGGAAAGGCCGATACGTCGTAGATTGTCACGTGCCGATTCGAAAGTTGGTTTGGCCGTTCAAACGGGTTTAAAGAATTACATTAAAAAGTTGAAGCAACTGTTGAAGAACGACGGTAACATTGACACCGTCGATTTAGCGTCTTTGAGTTTGAAGGACGCTATATCACCCGAACTCGAATCGATCCTATCCGTTTCGGAATTGAAAGAGTTGCAGGATCTATTAAATGTAACCGAGATCAAGTCGAATTTGATCGATCAAAATGTTATTTAG